The DNA segment aaatttagaTTTAAATATGTTTGCTTAGTATATCTCAAATCGCTCATGTGCTTTGATTTATTAATGTTAATGTTAATATAATTCATAAGTATATTTTAGATCAAGCCATTATATAATCTCACTTAACAAGGTTCAAAAACCAtattcaaaatcaaacaaaattaAGCTTTAGTTTCAAACGTCCTAAACTCAAATGCAAAATAACCCATTTTCCAGTTTCAAGGCGAGTTTTAAGACACCTCAAAAAATTTAACTTGAGCTCAAACATAAAGATGTGAATGCTATTCTATTCTTGTGTCGACCATACCAATCCAACATGAATCTGATGACAAACCCAATCACTCACTTGGACCAAGCAAATTAAATCTTCAGTTGAAAAAAATTAACGAGGGAAAAAAAACCCACCCCGAgattctttcacaaaaattggTTACATTCTTACTTCTGTAACAAGGCGGGAGATTGGGTGGAAATatagatttaaatttttaaccaaCACAAGTATCGTTTCTTTTGCTCAAACAGTACAATACTTTGAAACAAGGAGTTGCCATAAACTGTAAGACATTCCTAAACTTAGATTTTGATAAGGCTACGAACAGGACTAAAAGTTTCAGATGCTAATTTTGGAGATTAAAACATTCTGGTCTTCAAATTGTACACAAGTCAGAACCATCAGCCAAATATCAATACATAGGGGTGGTAGAGTAACATTTTGTATCAAAATTGTAGGAAATCCACATTTCGAAGACGCGTGAGAAGAAAACCTGCCAAGAATTCTTGGGCAGCTCCCCTAAATACGCAGAAGACTGGTGGGAGATTGCGAGATCCATTCAATTCGTTTCTGGTGGTTTGGTTTCGTGAAATGCTGTTTCCAGACATTCTTTGGCTCTGTGGACCTTTGATTGAAGATAAAAACTCCCATTCTTGGCGTTCCGTTCGAACAGGTTATCATACCTCTGAAAACAAGAGGTGATATTccaagtcaatgccattatttGAAGAATATAGAAAAGAATAGAGACATGAGACTTCTTCTTTTAGTGATTGTTAGGGAGGTGAAACCTTCAAAATCTCTTCCCATGTTGTCTGTTCGGTGACACCTAAAATTTGCCTTGCCTCTGCTTCGGTCATTGTCTTACCTGCCCTTTTGATGTTCTCCACAGCTTCTTGAGCTACTCCATTCTTTGAGGCATCTGAATTAAATGGTAAAAGTGTAAGAAATATTGAAAAGAGCCAATCCTGAAAAAGAAACTGACCACATAGCATGATCATAATCCAAGAGATAGTCCCAAACTAATTTCAATGAAAGCAAACTATACATACGATCgatttgaattgaatatgatgaggGTTTATATGAACCAGTAGTGATCCGTTATCAGATTCAAAGCTACTCAATCGAAAACAAAGAGACCTCCAACTATTTTCTTACCATAAACCAACTTCCTTGCTATTTCACCATATAATAAAAAGGTTGTCATTGGGAACATCCTATGATCTGTAGAAGCTTCTAAGCTGTTCACAATAATCTTACACAAGAACTTAAGTCAGAATCCCAAAAGAGGACTTACTTGCAAGTGCCTGACGATATGCTTGCACCAACGCTCGGGCCATTATTCCAGAACCCATTACAATCAAGTTTGCGAGAATCCTCGCAGCCTACAAGATTGAGtgacaataataataaattagcAATTGAACACAGCCTCCCAAATAATTACTCTTGATTTTCATTGGTGGAGTTAGTTAAGTTCAATATAAACACGGGAGTCCAACGATGATTATCTTTTGTTTAAATACTGGACGCTTACGCTATTTCAGGAATGCC comes from the Henckelia pumila isolate YLH828 chromosome 1, ASM3356847v2, whole genome shotgun sequence genome and includes:
- the LOC140866506 gene encoding mitochondrial import inner membrane translocase subunit PAM16 like 1-like, whose protein sequence is MAARILANLIVMGSGIMARALVQAYRQALANASKNGVAQEAVENIKRAGKTMTEAEARQILGVTEQTTWEEILKRYDNLFERNAKNGSFYLQSKVHRAKECLETAFHETKPPETN